The DNA region TCGGGAATGTACAGTAGCCAGCCCTGATCCGGTTCATAAACCACTCCGGGTAGAATTTGGGAATGTCAGTGCATCTGCTGGCGCTGATGATCATTGTAGCCACCCGTCCCCTCTCCTTTGATTATAACAGGCGGAGGAAAAGACTGTCGAAGCAATGCCGTAATCCGAGCTTATTTTCTTTCCGTTCCCTCTCCTTACAAGCCATATAGGGACAGCCGCGCCCGAGTAATGCCAACCTAATAGCGAAACGCGGGCACTATGTGCTTCCGCGACACAAATACTATGATCCCATATGAGAATCATGCCTACGACGCCGTTGACGTGCATGCCTTTACCATGGTAAAATAAGGTTAATCCGGATCCGTTGCAGAATTATATAGGATCTGTATGATTGGCAGCCATAATATGGGAAAGGATGACATCCATGGCTGGTCTAGGGCAACCGCTGGCAGAGGTCTTCGGTCACTTGATAACCGACCATTCAAAGAGGGCTGAAAGATATCGATCGCATCGTCTTTGCCCTTTCAACAACAAGGTGCCGAATTGTACGAAAGTTAAGGCGAAGAATCCGCTCGGCGTTTGCTCAATTTATCATGAGAATCATCCGGTTATCACTTGTCCGATTCGCTTCCGAGAAAATTGGATTATAGCCGACGATGCGACGGATTTCTTCTTTGGTAAGGGCGCAAAATGGAGTTCTCTTACAGAGGTTCGCTTAAATGATCTACACGGTAAATCTGCCGGGAATATTGATGTTGTGCTTGTTGCATATGAGGATATATGATTTTGGCGCTCTCGAGATCCAGGCAGTGTATATTTCTGGGAATGTCCGCGACCCATTTGAATACTTTATGAAGGACCCTCAAGGCCGAGAACTGATGGAATGGCCTAAGGGTCCAGACTATCCAAGGCCTGATTACCTTTCGTCTTCTCGCAAACGACTTGCTCCCCAGCTTCTTTTCAAGGGTGGGATCCTTCATTGTTGGAAAAAGAAAATCGCCGTAGCATTGAACAAGAGCTTCTTCGCTGCTCTACCCAGCTTGAAAAGAGTGCCGAAATCCGATGCAGATATTGCGTGGTTCATTTACGAGTTGGTATTGTCCAAAGGAGAAGGCCAAGAATCAGAGAGATACTGTCTTAAAAAAGTGGACGAAATCTTTACCGAGTTTGAGCCTGCTCTTCGTTCTATCACTACACCATCGCCAGAAAGAATCGAGGATTTCATGAGACTACTACAGGAAAAACTTGACGAACAGCTCGAAGTTCCGCCAGCGAATAAAACGATTGAAAGGCCGTTTTGATATGGGCATCTATAGACAGGGGTTGTTATTTCCTGAGTCATCTCAAGAAATGAGAATACCGAAACCTGTAAATGTAGCGTCTGTCCCACAGCGAAGCCCATTCCGCTACCCTGGAGGGAAGACATGGTTCGTACCCACATTCAGACAATGGGCGGCATGGCTTCAACCAAAGCCCAGTATCCTTGTCGAGCCCTTCGCCGGTGGAGGCATTATCAGCCTTACCGCTCTCTTTGAGAATCTTGTCCAAAGGGCGGTTATGGTAGAGTTGGACGAAGAGGTTGCCGCAGTCTGGGCATCTATCGTAAACGGAGACGCAGAATGGCTGGCTAATCGAATCCTCTCTTTTAACCTGACGAAAGAAGCCGTTATGCAAGAAATAAAGAAGATCCCTGGAACCCAAAGAGAAAAAGCATTTCAAACGATTCTCAAGAACCGAGCATTGCATGGAGGGATACTTGCCGAAGGTTCAGGATTTCTCAAGTATGGAGAAAATGGGAAGGGGATCCGTTCCCGTTGGTATCCGGAAACCCTTGCTAAGAGGCTCTTAAACTTAAATCTCATCGCTGACAGAATCGATTTCCGCTGTGACGATGGGTTAAAGGTCATGCTGGAGTTTGCCGCCAATCCAGATGTGATATACTTCATAGACCCTCCATACACCGCCGGTGGGAAAAGAGCTGGCAGGCGATTGTATAAATATTGTGACCTCGACCATGAGCACTTATTTACACTGTGCGAGTCATTAAAGGGCGATTTTCTGATGACATATGATAATGCAGAAGAAGTAAGGAAAATGGCTCGAACTCATGGTTTCCAGATGCGCCTGATCCCTATGATTAATACTCATCATGCAACGATGGAAGAACTCATCATCGGTAAGGACCTATCGTGGCTAGACAGTCTCCCCGCAGTACATGAGCCGGAAGTTGAATACCGGGAGTAATTCAAGCGGAGCGGGGGGAATCCAGATTAAAGAATCCATCTCGAGACCCTAGTTGCGGGACAGCCTACGCCAAGCGAGCCAACGGGCCCATACCCTGCGAAACAAAGTGTTTAGATGGCTAGATGGGTTATAGCATTAGCTATATTTAGTGCAGTATAATATGATTGAAAATTACTGGAAAGCGGGTGTCCTAATGCAGCAAAAAGAGGTATTCACTATTGGCCATTCAACTCACTCGCTTGAGACCTTCATAAATCTTCTAAAACAACATGGGATACAAATTGTGGTCGATGTCCGGTCCTATCCGTATTCAAAGCATGTGCCGCAATTCAATGCATCTAACCTGCCCTGAGCCTTAACTGTAGCCGGAATCAAATACTCGTTTATGGGTCAGGAATTAGGTGGACGTCCAAAGGGATCTCAGTTTTATGATGATGACGGCCATGTACTTTATTCCCAGATAGCCAAAACGCCCGCCTTTACGCAAGGCATTTCACAGCTTGAAGATGGGCTGGAAAAGTCTCGAATAGCTATAATGTGTAGCGAGGAAGACCCAACAGTCTGCCATCGCTGGCTTCTTGTTGGGCGCGTGCTAAGAGAACATGGTGTACAGGTAAAGAATATCAGGGGGGATGGAAGGATTCAAACGGAAACGGCATTCGCTGATGGGAGGCATAGCAGAGACGGTGGTATGCAAGTGTCGCTCTTTCCAGAACAGGAGGTAGATGAATGGAAGTCTATACGATCGGTTTTTCACAAAAGTCAGCCGAAACCTTCTTCGGTACCTTGAGACAAATCGGAATCAAGCGACTCATAGATGTACGCCTTAATAATATATCTCAGCTTGCAGGATTTGCGAAGGCCAAAGATCTTCCTTTTTTTCTTCGTGAGCTTTGTAACGCCGAGTACCTCTACGAGCCGTTATTTGCCCCTTCTCAAGAGATCCTAGATTCCTATAAAAAAGGGAAAGGATCTTGGCAGACATACGAACAGCAGTTTCTGACATTGATGGAAAAGCGTAAAATTGAAGAAAGAATCCCTCGGAGCCTTTTTGACGTTCCTTCTGTGCTTCTCTGCAGTGAGGCGTCCGCTGACCATTGCCATCGTCGGCTGGTACTTGAGTACCTTCAGAAAAAATGGGGAGGCATAGGAATCAGACACCTGTAAGAGGGTCATGTCGTGGAAGCCACTGAAATCGTCTGCCTGGCTAACTCCCGAAAGCTGAATGGTAGGTGTGTGGCTGGGTTGAGAACTGATGGCAGGGGATGGGTACGCCCCGTTTCGGATCGTCTAGACGGAGCACTTTTGCCGCACGAATATAGACTGAATGACGGATCAGGGACAGGGGTATTAGATATCGTCAAGCTTAACCTTCTGACACGATGCCCGAGACCTCATCAGCCCGAGAATTGGCTTACAAATTCATGGCGTCTAGTCAGGCGTCCTGCCTCTAAGGGCATAATTCCCTTGCTGCGTTCAAATCTCGTGAATGGGCCTGAGCTATTAGGCAATACATTCGACCGCGTTCCTGCGGCATCTTTCTCGAGCACGCCTGCACCATCGTCCCTGGCGCTAGTTGAGCCTAAAAACCTACAACTATACATTACTTTGAATGTGAGAAATAGGAAACAACCTCGAGCTATATTCGAACTATCTAGGGTGCGCTATAATCTTGCAATTACAGATCCTTTTTGGGAAGAACGGTTAGGAGTACTCTCAACAGGTCTATACCAGCCAACTGCTATAGGTTTACAGCCTCACGATAAGATCTTGCTCACTATCAGTCTAGGTGAACCATTTGAAGGCTATTGTTATAAATTGGTAGCCGCGATCATTGTATTGCCGCAGAGCTGGAGGAGATTCTGGTGACCTTTATTCGAGTAAACTCGGCCGACGCAGACGATTCTAATTAGATTTGACCTGTCCTGTTCAGCGGGT from Bacillota bacterium includes:
- a CDS encoding DUF488 domain-containing protein → MQQKEVFTIGHSTHSLETFINLLKQHGIQIVVDVRSYPYSKHVPQFNASNLP
- a CDS encoding DUF488 domain-containing protein; amino-acid sequence: MGQELGGRPKGSQFYDDDGHVLYSQIAKTPAFTQGISQLEDGLEKSRIAIMCSEEDPTVCHRWLLVGRVLREHGVQVKNIRGDGRIQTETAFADGRHSRDGGMQVSLFPEQEVDEWKSIRSVFHKSQPKPSSVP
- a CDS encoding DNA adenine methylase, with the translated sequence MGIYRQGLLFPESSQEMRIPKPVNVASVPQRSPFRYPGGKTWFVPTFRQWAAWLQPKPSILVEPFAGGGIISLTALFENLVQRAVMVELDEEVAAVWASIVNGDAEWLANRILSFNLTKEAVMQEIKKIPGTQREKAFQTILKNRALHGGILAEGSGFLKYGENGKGIRSRWYPETLAKRLLNLNLIADRIDFRCDDGLKVMLEFAANPDVIYFIDPPYTAGGKRAGRRLYKYCDLDHEHLFTLCESLKGDFLMTYDNAEEVRKMARTHGFQMRLIPMINTHHATMEELIIGKDLSWLDSLPAVHEPEVEYRE
- a CDS encoding DUF488 domain-containing protein; this encodes MEVYTIGFSQKSAETFFGTLRQIGIKRLIDVRLNNISQLAGFAKAKDLPFFLRELCNAEYLYEPLFAPSQEILDSYKKGKGSWQTYEQQFLTLMEKRKIEERIPRSLFDVPSVLLCSEASADHCHRRLVLEYLQKKWGGIGIRHL